A stretch of Lactuca sativa cultivar Salinas chromosome 6, Lsat_Salinas_v11, whole genome shotgun sequence DNA encodes these proteins:
- the LOC111877596 gene encoding ultraviolet-B receptor UVR8, producing the protein MTDAGIYVDSGSLSRKVIAIAAGEAHTLALTGDGSVYSWGRGTFGRLGSGSELDRLFPAKIEFNSTEKVKIVQVSAGSYHSLALSDDGSVWSWGHNTYGQLGVNGENSLVPSLVQVFNELHPPSSLTDELITKTESRLQISSIKAGGMMSLAIDNLGSLWMWGNCPPQDSLTEGEFSLVPTYTPIPVWNFHGQTVVKVACGNEHIVALVSTGETYKGDDNLVCYTWGNNNHGQLGLGDTEIRTTPQIIKTFNQESSYTPYEVACGAFHTSILSKTDGDMLRSVCWSFGLGDHGQLGQPGQGTIKDSLYPEIVEGIPENVWLVSVDCGLFHTSVVSSEGYVWSFGKGNGLGLTESDGGDAVTPRLIPCNGLKYPCFQDPLQVACGAAHTVLLADNGYKLWSWGRGRSGVLGSGQVNDFFAPNLVLWPPLEEDFKESEKLDEKDSFEIIKMKKELNVAMKEIDLLHSKLSTMEHYASILHGMIFGKPFEEEKDILLSLKSSYDVGKEWENMLESCDYGKLVRLEMFYCKMLASVKDKMMNVKIKEMIKECLESSTSVYH; encoded by the exons ATGACAGACGCCGGAATATATGTCGATTCAGGTAGCCTATCTCGGAAAGTAATTGCAATTGCTGCCGGAGAAGCTCATACGCTCGCTCTCACCG GTGATGGGAGTGTGTATTCATGGGGAAGAGGAACTTTCGGCCGCCTTGGCTCCGGTTCGGAGCTCGATCGCCTTTTTCCGGCCAAAATTGAATTTAATTCCACAGAAAAGGTCAAAATCGTCCAAGTATCAGCCGGTTCTTACCACAGTCTCGCTCTTTCTG ATGATGGTTCAGTTTGGAGCTGGGGTCACAATACCT ATGGTCAACTCGGGGTCAATGGAGAGAACTCCTTAGTTCCATCTCTGGTACAGGTCTTCAATGAGCTACACCCTCCCAGTTCCTTGACAGATGAACTAATAACAAAAACTGAATCACGACTTCAG ATTTCTTCCATAAAAGCTGGAGGAATGATGTCACTTGCCATAGACAATCTTGGATCCCTCTGGATGTGGGGAAACTGTCCTCCACAAGATAGTTTAACAGAAGGTGAATTCTCTCTTGTCCCTACATACACTCCAATACCCGTTTGGAACTTCCATGGTCAAACTGTGGTCAAAGTAGCATGTGGAAATGAACACATTGTAGCATTAGTTAGCACTGGAGAAACATATAAAGGTGATGACAATCTTGTTTGCTATACATGGGGCAACAACAATCACGGGCAGCTAGGGTTAGGAGACACAGAGATTCGAACAACTCCTCAAATCATTAAAACATTCAATCAAGAATCATCTTACACACCATATGAAGTAGCTTGTGGAGCCTTTCACACTTCTATACTCTCAAAAACAGATGGCGACATGTTAAGAAGTGTATGCTGGAGTTTTGGACTTGGGGATCACGGGCAGCTCGGGCAGCCCGGGCAGGGCACCATTAAGGATTCTTTATACCCTGAAATCGTTGAAGGGATACCTGAAAATGTATGGTTGGTATCAGTGGATTGTGGGTTGTTTCATACAAGTGTTGTTTCATCAGAGGGGTATGTTTGGTCATTTGGAAAGGGAAATGGACTAGGCCTTACAGAAAGTGATGGTGGAGATGCGGTTACTCCACGTTTGATACCATGTAATGGACTAAAATACCCTTGCTTTCAAGATCCTTTACAAGTAGCTTGTGGGGCTGCACATACTGTTCTTCTTGCAGATAATGGATATAAGCTTTGGTCATGGGGGAGAGGGAGAAGTGGGGTTCTTGGAAGTGGTCAAGTAAATGACTTTTTTGCCCCCAATCTTGTGTTATGGCCACCACTAGAAGAAGATTTTAAGGAAAGTGAGAAATTAGATGAAAAAGATTCGTTTGAGATCATAAAGATGAAAAAGGAACTAAATGTTGCAATGAAAGAGATAGATTTGTTACATTCTAAGCTTTCTACAATGGAGCATTATGCGAGCATACTTCATGGTATGATTTTTGGGAAGCCTTTTGAAGAGGAGAAAGATATATTGTTGTCTTTAAAGAGTTCATATGATGTTGGTAAAGAGTGGGAGAATATGTTGGAGAGTTGTGATTATGGAAAGCTTGTAAGACTTGAAATGTTTTATTGTAAGATGCTTGCAAGTGTGAAAGATAAGATGATGAATGTAAAGATTAAGGAGATGATCAAAGAGTGTCTTGAATCTTCAACAAGTGTGTATCATTAA